A stretch of the Archangium violaceum genome encodes the following:
- a CDS encoding ABC transporter ATP-binding protein — protein sequence MISVRDLRKHYQVHKRPPGLMAALRSVFHRTYTTVKAVDGISFEIKPGERVGFLGPNGAGKTTTLKVLSGLLHPSSGEVLVDGHVPRHREDLFLKKIMLVMGQKQQLIWDLPPAETFELNRAIYDVPRAQYKQTLDELVGLLDLGELISKPTRQLSLGERMKCELAAALIHRPKVLFLDEPTIGLDVSMQATMRSFIKSYNERYGATLILTSHYMDDVAALCPRVIVIDKGMLSYDGGLDALVQRVRPEKRVVLRMNQVVDAATLTALGKVVTHDNVTAVLQVPQEAVNTTVSRALSSLPVQDLTVENAPLEEVMSELFAESKARRGVVGS from the coding sequence ATGATTTCCGTCCGAGACCTGCGCAAGCACTACCAGGTCCACAAACGCCCGCCCGGCCTCATGGCCGCCCTCCGCTCCGTCTTCCACCGTACCTACACCACCGTGAAGGCCGTGGATGGCATCTCTTTCGAGATAAAGCCCGGCGAGCGCGTGGGCTTCCTCGGCCCCAACGGGGCGGGGAAGACGACGACCCTCAAGGTGCTCTCGGGGCTGCTCCACCCGTCGAGCGGCGAGGTGCTGGTGGATGGTCATGTTCCCCGCCACCGCGAGGACCTGTTCCTCAAGAAGATCATGCTGGTGATGGGGCAGAAGCAACAGCTCATCTGGGACCTGCCACCGGCCGAGACGTTCGAGCTCAACCGCGCCATCTACGACGTCCCGCGTGCCCAGTACAAGCAGACGCTGGACGAGCTGGTGGGGCTGCTGGACCTGGGGGAGCTCATCTCCAAGCCGACGCGGCAGCTGTCGCTGGGCGAGCGGATGAAGTGCGAGCTGGCGGCGGCGCTCATCCACCGCCCCAAGGTGCTCTTCCTGGACGAGCCCACCATCGGGTTGGACGTGTCCATGCAGGCCACGATGCGGAGCTTCATCAAGTCCTATAACGAGCGGTACGGGGCCACGCTCATCCTCACCAGCCACTACATGGACGACGTGGCGGCGCTGTGTCCGCGGGTCATCGTCATCGACAAGGGGATGCTGTCGTACGACGGAGGCCTGGACGCGCTGGTGCAGCGGGTGCGGCCGGAGAAGCGGGTGGTGCTGCGCATGAACCAGGTGGTGGACGCGGCCACGCTGACGGCGCTGGGCAAGGTGGTGACGCATGACAACGTCACGGCGGTGCTGCAGGTGCCGCAGGAGGCCGTCAACACCACCGTGAGCCGGGCGCTCTCCAGCCTGCCGGTGCAGGACCTGACGGTGGAGAACGCGCCCCTGGAGGAGGTCATGAGCGAGCTGTTCGCCGAGAGCAAGGCGCGGCGCGGGGTGGTGGGCTCATGA
- a CDS encoding small ribosomal subunit Rsm22 family protein yields the protein MSGAYGKDLERWIPRLIAVWREARKKGDGPETRLTPQEVKEVGAGVKQLSLGLTRDRKLAGARYMDDPRLLGAYLLFYWPVSYAQAREALGELPNRPRTALDLGSGPAPVAFAALDAGASEVTAADRSKPALTLARALAAEAGEALATREWDPTRKAAPPEGKYDLITMGHVLNELYGAGDEAVKPRAALLEQVLAQVKPGGSLLVLEPALRETSRLLLKVRDVMVEKGYAIRAPCMYRGACPALVKESDWCHAEREWPMPRVVEEIARAAGLHKESLKMSYLVLAPKGEGWPEPRTDRLFRIVSESLEGKGRQRYIGCGPEGRMGLAMQEKHRTEKNERFLKLNRGDVISVTNTEAKGDGLALDDTSEVRVVAYAGKGIPPEPKGT from the coding sequence ATGAGTGGCGCATACGGCAAGGACCTGGAGCGGTGGATACCGCGGCTCATCGCCGTATGGCGGGAGGCCCGGAAGAAGGGGGACGGTCCCGAGACGCGCCTGACGCCCCAGGAAGTGAAGGAGGTGGGCGCGGGGGTGAAGCAGCTCTCCCTCGGGCTCACGCGTGACCGGAAGCTCGCCGGAGCCCGGTACATGGATGACCCCAGGCTGCTGGGTGCCTACCTGCTCTTCTACTGGCCCGTCTCCTACGCCCAGGCGCGCGAGGCGCTCGGGGAGCTGCCCAACCGGCCCCGCACCGCGCTCGACCTCGGGAGCGGACCGGCCCCGGTGGCCTTCGCCGCGCTGGACGCGGGAGCCTCGGAGGTGACGGCGGCGGACCGGAGCAAGCCGGCGTTGACGCTCGCCCGGGCGCTCGCCGCGGAGGCGGGCGAGGCACTCGCCACCCGGGAGTGGGACCCCACGCGCAAGGCGGCCCCGCCGGAGGGCAAGTACGACCTCATCACCATGGGCCATGTCCTCAACGAGCTGTACGGCGCGGGGGACGAGGCGGTGAAGCCGCGCGCGGCGCTGCTGGAGCAGGTGCTGGCGCAGGTGAAGCCGGGGGGGAGCCTGCTCGTGCTGGAGCCCGCGCTGCGCGAGACGTCCCGGCTGCTGCTGAAGGTCCGCGACGTGATGGTGGAGAAGGGCTACGCCATCCGCGCGCCGTGCATGTACCGGGGGGCCTGCCCCGCGCTGGTGAAGGAGAGCGACTGGTGCCATGCGGAGCGCGAGTGGCCGATGCCACGGGTGGTGGAGGAGATCGCCCGGGCGGCGGGGCTGCACAAGGAATCGCTGAAGATGAGCTACCTGGTGCTGGCGCCCAAGGGCGAGGGCTGGCCGGAGCCGCGGACGGATCGGCTGTTCCGCATCGTCTCCGAGTCGCTCGAGGGCAAGGGGCGGCAGCGCTACATCGGCTGCGGACCCGAGGGCCGCATGGGCCTGGCGATGCAGGAGAAGCACCGCACGGAGAAGAACGAGCGCTTCCTCAAGCTGAACCGGGGAGACGTCATCTCGGTGACGAACACGGAGGCGAAGGGAGACGGACTCGCCCTGGATGACACCTCGGAGGTGCGGGTGGTGGCCTACGCGGGCAAGGGCATCCCCCCGGAGCCCAAGGGGACCTGA
- a CDS encoding ABC transporter permease, whose amino-acid sequence MSVRSTLRAFPTLLRVGISEAVAYRAEMFVWVLSTTMPFISMALWTAVARYSPVGRYGSGDFVRYFLAAFVVRQMTGAWAAWQINFEVRQGTLAMRLLRPVSPLWCYAAENLGSFPMRLFLVVPVTLFSVYQVGAGSVPQTAWGWVFFFVSLAGGWLITFLANVAIGTMSLYMESSTKLMDVWVALFFVFSGYLYPVDLFPSALRWLLEWLPFRYQIGLPVELMTNAHGFGEALGLLARQWLWVGLMLLVAVGLWKRGLKRFAAFGG is encoded by the coding sequence ATGAGCGTGCGGAGCACCCTGCGTGCCTTCCCCACGTTGCTCCGGGTGGGCATCTCCGAGGCGGTGGCCTACCGGGCGGAGATGTTCGTCTGGGTGCTGTCCACCACCATGCCGTTCATCTCCATGGCGCTGTGGACGGCCGTGGCGCGCTACTCGCCCGTGGGCCGCTATGGCTCCGGGGACTTCGTGCGCTACTTCCTGGCCGCCTTCGTGGTGCGGCAGATGACGGGCGCCTGGGCGGCCTGGCAGATCAACTTCGAGGTGCGCCAGGGCACGCTGGCCATGCGGCTGCTGCGTCCCGTGTCGCCGCTGTGGTGCTACGCGGCGGAGAACCTGGGCTCCTTCCCCATGCGCTTGTTCCTGGTGGTGCCGGTGACGCTCTTCTCCGTGTACCAGGTGGGCGCCGGTTCCGTGCCCCAGACGGCGTGGGGCTGGGTCTTCTTCTTCGTGTCGCTCGCGGGGGGATGGCTCATCACCTTCCTGGCCAACGTGGCCATCGGCACCATGAGCCTTTACATGGAGAGCAGCACCAAGCTGATGGACGTGTGGGTCGCGCTCTTCTTCGTGTTCTCCGGCTACCTGTATCCGGTGGATCTCTTCCCTTCCGCGCTGCGCTGGCTGCTGGAGTGGCTGCCCTTCCGCTATCAGATTGGCCTGCCGGTGGAGTTGATGACGAACGCGCACGGTTTCGGCGAGGCGCTCGGACTGCTGGCGCGTCAGTGGCTGTGGGTGGGGTTGATGCTGCTGGTGGCGGTCGGACTCTGGAAGCGGGGCCTCAAGCGCTTCGCGGCCTTTGGAGGGTAG
- a CDS encoding ABC transporter permease: MLHRYLRLLGVRLRASSLLAMQYRGDFLIDGLISIFWTATTLVPLFVVFQAQQQNIEGWTFGESLLVIGWFTLLQGILEGAINPSLTGVVEHIRKGTLDFVLLKPADAQFLVSTERFLPWRAINVVAALSIFVYGFHLLGRTPSPVGVLVSLVLLGTSVLLLYSLWILTVAAAFYVVKVDNLTYFFTSIFDAARWPAPVFRGVLSFVFTFVIPLAVMTTFPAQAMLGRLPWTSLLWAVVGSILFAFISRRVWLRAISRYTSASS, from the coding sequence ATGCTGCACCGCTACCTGCGCCTGCTCGGTGTCCGGCTCCGGGCCTCCAGCCTGCTCGCGATGCAGTACCGCGGGGATTTCCTCATCGACGGCCTCATCTCCATCTTCTGGACGGCCACCACGCTGGTTCCCCTGTTCGTCGTCTTCCAGGCCCAGCAGCAGAACATCGAGGGGTGGACCTTCGGCGAGTCGCTGCTGGTCATCGGCTGGTTCACGCTGCTGCAGGGCATCCTCGAGGGAGCCATCAACCCCAGCCTCACCGGCGTGGTGGAGCACATCCGCAAGGGGACGCTGGACTTCGTGCTGCTCAAGCCCGCGGACGCGCAGTTCCTGGTGTCCACCGAGCGCTTCCTGCCGTGGCGCGCCATCAACGTGGTGGCGGCGCTGAGCATCTTCGTCTACGGCTTCCACCTGCTGGGGCGGACCCCGTCACCCGTGGGCGTGCTGGTCTCCCTGGTGCTGCTGGGCACCAGCGTGCTGCTGCTCTACTCGCTGTGGATCCTCACGGTGGCCGCCGCCTTCTACGTGGTGAAGGTGGACAACCTGACGTACTTCTTCACGTCCATCTTCGATGCGGCGCGCTGGCCGGCCCCGGTGTTCCGCGGGGTGCTGTCCTTCGTCTTCACCTTCGTGATTCCGTTGGCGGTGATGACCACCTTCCCGGCGCAGGCGATGCTGGGGCGGCTGCCGTGGACGTCATTGCTGTGGGCGGTGGTGGGCTCCATCCTCTTCGCGTTCATCTCCCGCCGGGTGTGGTTGCGCGCCATCAGCCGCTACACCTCCGCGAGCAGCTGA
- a CDS encoding M28 family metallopeptidase, with product MRTMRRLTPLWMAMALSAGCATEPLPLDEARMPGLPELSAAVDEVRLRNTVEEVVAAHRSDTPLDCTRLGIPDATEDNPFCHHTREKAREYMHRELQELGYTVNDQVSRDGELDVANVVAEKRGTRFPDEVVLVGAHYDAFYAGADDNSTGVAAVLELARVLSAHSFERTVRFVGFDLEEFGLVGSTRYVNEQVKGEKVVVALILDSIGYRDTTPGSQQSVPPLSFPSAADFILATTNADSSQQADELWALNQRLGLTRVMTLGAPGNGNGPATGDLMRSDHAPFWLAGKPAIFLGDTADLRSPHYHQPTDTPDTVDFEFVAEVVRLSAVSLAYWAGGVQ from the coding sequence ATGCGCACCATGAGACGGCTCACCCCGCTGTGGATGGCCATGGCCCTGTCAGCGGGCTGCGCCACCGAACCCCTCCCGCTCGACGAGGCACGAATGCCTGGCCTGCCGGAGCTCTCCGCTGCCGTGGATGAGGTGCGGCTGAGGAACACGGTGGAGGAGGTGGTGGCCGCGCACCGGAGCGACACGCCGCTGGACTGCACGCGCCTCGGCATCCCCGACGCCACCGAGGACAACCCCTTCTGTCACCACACGCGGGAGAAGGCGCGTGAGTACATGCACCGCGAGCTCCAGGAGCTGGGCTACACCGTGAACGACCAGGTGTCGCGGGATGGCGAGCTCGACGTCGCCAATGTGGTCGCGGAGAAGCGGGGCACACGCTTCCCGGACGAGGTGGTGCTGGTGGGCGCGCACTACGACGCCTTCTACGCGGGGGCCGATGACAACTCCACCGGAGTGGCCGCGGTGCTGGAGCTGGCGCGCGTCCTGTCGGCCCACTCCTTCGAGCGGACCGTGCGCTTCGTGGGCTTCGACCTGGAGGAATTCGGACTGGTGGGGAGCACCCGGTACGTGAACGAGCAGGTGAAGGGCGAGAAGGTGGTGGTGGCCCTCATCCTCGACAGCATCGGCTACCGGGACACCACGCCCGGCTCGCAGCAGTCGGTGCCACCGCTCTCCTTCCCCTCGGCGGCGGACTTCATCCTCGCCACCACCAACGCGGACTCCTCCCAGCAGGCCGATGAGCTGTGGGCGCTCAACCAGCGCCTGGGACTCACCCGGGTGATGACGCTCGGCGCGCCGGGCAATGGAAACGGACCGGCGACCGGAGACCTCATGCGCAGCGATCACGCCCCCTTCTGGCTGGCAGGCAAGCCCGCCATCTTCCTGGGAGACACGGCCGACCTGCGCAGCCCCCACTACCACCAGCCCACGGATACACCGGACACCGTCGACTTCGAGTTCGTCGCAGAGGTGGTGCGGTTGTCGGCCGTATCGCTCGCCTACTGGGCGGGAGGTGTCCAATGA
- a CDS encoding peptide chain release factor 3 → MASELDQEVARRRTFAIISHPDAGKTTLTEKLLLYGGAIHLAGSVKARRASRHATSDWMELEKERGISVTSSVLQFPYRGHAVNLLDTPGHQDFSEDTYRTLAAADSAVMLIDAAKGVEPQTKKLFKVCRMRGIPIFTFVNKLDRFGRAPLELMDELEQVLGIRAYPMNWPIGMGPEFRGVYDRQNKVVHVFSAEGRHGESEVAERSVSIDSPDIHSVLTERELATLKEEIELLDIGGDEFTREKVATGQLTPMFFGSAMTNFGVRPFLDHFLELAPAPTSRQTKNGPREPTNPKFAGFVFKIQANMDPAHRDRIAFMRVVSGRYVKGMSAFHSRLGKDVRLAKPSQFMAAERTAIEDAWPGDVIGLFDPGMFRIGDTLCEGEDLLFDSVPRFSPEHFAIVRSKDPLRRKQMEKGLEQLSEEGTVQIFQQLGMGMKDPIVGVVGALQFEVLQYRVEHEYGARIMLDRLPFSHARWVVGPNFDPKSFDWEGNRQTVQDRDGLPLVLFRDDWALQHAEEKHPELKFLSAAPQLRELAATGS, encoded by the coding sequence ATGGCATCCGAGCTCGACCAGGAAGTCGCCCGTCGGCGCACTTTCGCGATCATCTCCCACCCCGACGCGGGTAAGACGACCCTCACCGAGAAGCTGCTGCTCTACGGTGGCGCCATCCACCTCGCTGGCAGTGTGAAGGCTCGCCGTGCGAGCCGCCACGCCACGAGCGACTGGATGGAGCTGGAGAAGGAGCGCGGTATCTCCGTGACCTCCTCGGTGCTCCAGTTCCCCTACCGGGGCCACGCGGTGAACCTGCTGGACACCCCGGGCCACCAGGACTTCTCCGAGGACACCTACCGCACCCTGGCGGCGGCGGACTCGGCGGTGATGCTCATCGACGCCGCCAAGGGCGTCGAGCCGCAGACCAAGAAGCTCTTCAAGGTGTGCCGCATGCGCGGCATCCCCATCTTCACCTTCGTCAACAAGCTCGACCGCTTCGGCCGCGCGCCGCTCGAGCTGATGGACGAATTGGAGCAGGTGCTCGGCATCCGCGCCTACCCGATGAACTGGCCCATCGGCATGGGGCCGGAGTTCCGGGGCGTGTATGACCGGCAGAACAAGGTGGTGCACGTCTTCTCCGCGGAGGGCCGTCACGGCGAGTCCGAGGTGGCCGAGCGCTCCGTGTCCATCGACTCGCCGGACATCCACTCCGTCCTCACCGAGCGCGAGCTGGCCACGCTCAAGGAGGAGATCGAGCTGCTGGACATCGGCGGGGACGAGTTCACCCGGGAGAAGGTGGCCACGGGTCAGCTCACGCCGATGTTCTTCGGCAGCGCGATGACGAACTTCGGCGTGCGGCCGTTCCTGGACCACTTCCTGGAGCTGGCGCCGGCCCCCACGTCGCGTCAGACGAAGAACGGGCCGCGCGAGCCCACGAACCCGAAGTTCGCGGGCTTCGTGTTCAAGATCCAGGCGAACATGGATCCGGCGCACCGCGACCGCATCGCGTTCATGCGGGTGGTGTCGGGCCGGTACGTCAAGGGGATGAGCGCGTTCCACTCGCGGCTGGGCAAGGACGTGCGCCTGGCCAAGCCGAGCCAGTTCATGGCGGCCGAGCGCACGGCCATCGAGGACGCGTGGCCCGGGGACGTCATCGGTCTGTTCGACCCGGGCATGTTCCGCATCGGGGACACGCTCTGCGAGGGCGAGGATCTGCTGTTCGACAGCGTGCCGCGCTTCAGCCCGGAGCACTTCGCCATCGTGCGCTCGAAGGATCCATTGCGGCGCAAGCAGATGGAGAAGGGCCTGGAGCAGCTCTCCGAGGAGGGCACGGTGCAGATCTTCCAGCAGCTCGGGATGGGGATGAAGGATCCCATCGTGGGCGTGGTGGGAGCGCTGCAGTTCGAGGTGCTGCAGTACCGGGTGGAGCACGAGTACGGCGCTCGCATCATGCTGGACCGGCTGCCGTTCAGCCACGCGCGGTGGGTGGTGGGGCCGAACTTCGATCCGAAGAGCTTCGACTGGGAGGGCAACCGGCAGACGGTGCAGGACCGTGACGGACTGCCGCTGGTGCTCTTCCGGGACGACTGGGCGTTGCAGCACGCCGAGGAGAAGCACCCGGAGCTGAAGTTCCTCTCGGCGGCGCCGCAGCTGCGCGAGCTGGCCGCCACGGGCTCCTGA
- a CDS encoding SDR family NAD(P)-dependent oxidoreductase, whose amino-acid sequence MKHDETAQTLPADAPPTALSLDEVRRCTQLIEAIVKDRVLLMRLPEEDRIALLTAAGNMVHPERDAKSRLAKALRHERKKTKREHDRNVRATTEIRTLRRSPVFTVPQLPPPPPTETGPERILENPRRCYVCKAEYRKLHFFYDMMCIECGDFNYAKRTQRAPLSGKVALLTGARVKIGFQASLMLLRSGARVIATTRFPKDAAYRYAQEPDFSSWSHRLHIHGLDLRHAPSVELFARHIEQTHQRLDILINNAAQTVRRPPGFYAHLLEGELRPIEDLPPELRPLLTGHEECVAAVQPALAAGGVDPSTLVPTWRSSDPALGIHSSAALSQLPYVLEQEGDTSALFPQGRLDADLQQVDLRTMNSWRMKLAEVPTAEMLEVHLVNAVAPFILCGKLKPLMMRDRSKPGHIVNVSAMEGSFSRGTKTDKHPHTNMAKAALNMMTLTSAPDYAKDGIYMNAVDTGWVTDEDPVVHAERKQQELDFQPPLDIVDGAARVVDPVIYSENTGQYVWGNFFKDYRHTAW is encoded by the coding sequence ATGAAGCACGACGAGACAGCCCAGACACTCCCAGCCGATGCACCGCCGACCGCCTTGTCGCTGGACGAGGTGCGCCGATGCACGCAGCTCATCGAGGCGATCGTCAAGGACCGCGTCCTGCTGATGCGTCTCCCGGAGGAGGACCGGATCGCGCTCCTGACCGCTGCGGGCAACATGGTGCACCCGGAGCGCGACGCGAAGTCGCGGCTCGCGAAGGCGCTGAGGCACGAGCGCAAGAAGACGAAGCGCGAGCACGACCGCAACGTCCGCGCGACGACGGAGATCCGCACGCTGCGCCGCTCCCCCGTGTTCACGGTGCCGCAGCTTCCTCCGCCGCCGCCCACGGAGACGGGTCCGGAGCGCATCCTCGAGAACCCGCGCCGGTGCTACGTCTGCAAGGCGGAGTACCGGAAGCTGCACTTCTTCTACGACATGATGTGCATCGAGTGCGGGGACTTCAATTACGCGAAGCGGACCCAGCGGGCGCCGCTGTCCGGAAAGGTCGCGCTGCTCACCGGCGCGCGCGTGAAGATCGGCTTCCAGGCGTCGTTGATGCTGCTGCGCTCGGGTGCGCGGGTGATCGCCACCACGCGGTTTCCCAAGGACGCGGCGTATCGCTACGCGCAGGAGCCGGACTTCTCGTCCTGGTCGCACCGGCTGCACATCCATGGCCTGGACCTGCGGCACGCCCCCAGCGTCGAGCTCTTCGCGCGGCACATCGAGCAGACGCACCAGCGGCTGGACATCCTCATCAACAACGCGGCGCAGACCGTGCGCCGTCCGCCCGGCTTCTACGCGCACCTGCTGGAGGGCGAGCTGCGCCCCATCGAGGATCTCCCGCCCGAGCTGCGCCCGCTCCTCACCGGACACGAGGAGTGCGTCGCGGCGGTGCAGCCGGCCCTGGCCGCGGGCGGCGTCGACCCCTCGACGCTCGTGCCCACGTGGCGCAGCAGTGATCCCGCGCTCGGCATCCACTCGTCCGCCGCGCTGTCGCAGCTGCCGTACGTGCTCGAGCAGGAGGGCGACACGAGCGCCCTCTTCCCCCAGGGCCGGCTGGACGCGGACCTGCAGCAGGTGGATTTGCGGACGATGAACTCCTGGCGGATGAAGCTCGCGGAAGTCCCGACGGCCGAGATGCTGGAGGTCCACCTGGTGAACGCGGTGGCGCCCTTCATCCTCTGCGGGAAGCTGAAGCCGCTGATGATGCGGGACCGCTCCAAGCCCGGCCACATCGTGAACGTCTCCGCGATGGAGGGAAGCTTCTCGCGCGGGACGAAGACGGACAAGCATCCGCACACGAACATGGCCAAGGCCGCGCTGAACATGATGACGCTGACCTCCGCGCCGGACTACGCGAAGGACGGCATCTACATGAACGCGGTGGACACCGGCTGGGTCACGGATGAGGACCCGGTGGTGCACGCGGAGCGCAAGCAGCAGGAACTCGACTTCCAGCCGCCGCTGGACATCGTCGACGGCGCGGCGCGCGTGGTGGATCCGGTCATCTACTCGGAGAACACCGGCCAGTACGTGTGGGGCAACTTCTTCAAGGACTACCGCCACACCGCCTGGTGA